The Nostoc sp. 'Lobaria pulmonaria (5183) cyanobiont' genome window below encodes:
- a CDS encoding DUF29 domain-containing protein — protein MSKATLYNQDFLVWTQQQAECLKKGRWAELDVEHLVEELEALGRSEQKELGSYLQVLLMHLLKSQYQPERKTKSWVNTISNCRNQIQDCLEDTPSLERLLEDWEWIQKYYRRARRDAANETQKPIETFPLECPFTMEQLLDPKFF, from the coding sequence ATGAGTAAAGCAACACTCTACAATCAGGACTTTCTGGTGTGGACGCAGCAACAAGCTGAGTGCCTGAAGAAAGGACGCTGGGCTGAGTTAGATGTTGAACATTTGGTAGAAGAACTAGAGGCTTTGGGTCGGAGCGAACAAAAGGAACTTGGAAGTTATTTACAGGTGCTTTTAATGCACTTACTCAAATCCCAATATCAACCAGAGCGAAAAACCAAAAGTTGGGTTAACACAATCTCAAACTGCCGAAATCAAATTCAAGATTGCTTGGAAGATACTCCCAGTTTGGAGCGCCTTCTAGAAGACTGGGAGTGGATACAAAAATATTATCGCCGCGCTCGTCGAGATGCCGCAAATGAGACTCAAAAGCCAATAGAAACTTTTCCCCTTGAGTGTCCTTTCACTATGGAAC